The Pseudoxanthomonas sp. SL93 genome segment CAAGAAAGGCAACGTCGTCGAACACAACGGCAACGTGTACCAGATCCGCGACATCGAGCGCAGCTCGCCGCAGGGCCGCGGCGGCAACGTGCGTTTCCGCTTCATCATGTACAGCGTGCCGGGCGGCAACAAGCTGGACGCCAGCTTCGATGCCGACGACAACCTGCCGGAAGTCGAACTGCTGCGCCGGCAGGCGACGTTCTCGTACATGGACGGCGATGCGTTCGTCTTCCTCGACGACGAGGACTACACGCCCTACACGCTGGACGCCAACGTCATCGGCGACGACGCCGGCTACATCACCGAGGGCCTGACCGGCTGCTACGTACAGGTGATCGACGAAATGCCGGTGGCCCTGCAGCTGCCGCAGCACGTGACGCTGGAAGTGGTGGAGACGCCGCCGGAATTGAAGGGCGGCACCGCCACCAAGCGCCCGAAGCCGGCCAAGCTCAGCACCGGCATCGAGATCATGGTGCCGGAGTACATCACCAACGGCGAACGCATCCTGGTCAACACGACCACCGGCGAATTCGGCGGTCGTGCGGACTGATTCCGCTAGGACGCGCCTGCGGCGGCCAACGCCCGCAGGCGTGCTCCGATGGCATCGACATTCGCCTGGATGCCGCGCAGGGCATCTCGCTGGTCCCGCGGAAGCCAGCACTCCAGGCTCGCGCGCAGAGCAGCATC includes the following:
- the yeiP gene encoding elongation factor P-like protein YeiP; the encoded protein is MKAFDIKKGNVVEHNGNVYQIRDIERSSPQGRGGNVRFRFIMYSVPGGNKLDASFDADDNLPEVELLRRQATFSYMDGDAFVFLDDEDYTPYTLDANVIGDDAGYITEGLTGCYVQVIDEMPVALQLPQHVTLEVVETPPELKGGTATKRPKPAKLSTGIEIMVPEYITNGERILVNTTTGEFGGRAD